One window of the Streptococcus parasanguinis ATCC 15912 genome contains the following:
- the alr gene encoding alanine racemase: MKASKHRPTVARVDLDAIAFNVQQVSEHIPSQALKYAVVKANAYGHGVVAVTQKLAPQVDGFCVSNMDEALEIREEGLQHPILILGVVPSETVNLAKEHDIRLTVASLAWLDQLLGEEADLSGLKVHIKVDSGMGRIGFRTIEDIKVAERLLLAAGAEIEGIFTHFATADEADDRKFQAQYHFFKEVLAALETLPPIVHASNSATSLWHADTIFTAVRLGDVMYGLNPSGSVLALPYEIKPALSLVSELVHVKQLEAGQDIGYGATYTTEESQWIGTIPIGYADGWIREMQNFHVLIKGDYCPIVGRVSMDQVTVRLPEELPLGTKVTLIGREGEKEITATEVADYRGTINYEVVCLLSDRIPRDYTGEE; this comes from the coding sequence ATGAAAGCAAGTAAACATAGACCAACTGTTGCAAGAGTCGATTTGGATGCCATTGCCTTTAATGTGCAACAAGTCAGTGAGCATATTCCGAGTCAAGCTTTGAAATATGCAGTCGTCAAGGCCAACGCCTATGGTCATGGGGTCGTTGCAGTAACCCAAAAATTGGCGCCTCAGGTAGATGGTTTTTGTGTTTCCAATATGGATGAAGCCCTCGAAATCCGTGAAGAAGGCTTGCAACACCCTATTTTGATTTTGGGAGTTGTGCCAAGTGAAACAGTGAATCTAGCCAAAGAGCATGACATCCGCTTAACGGTGGCCAGTCTTGCTTGGTTGGACCAATTGCTTGGAGAAGAAGCAGATCTTTCAGGATTGAAGGTCCATATCAAGGTGGATTCAGGAATGGGGCGGATCGGATTCCGAACTATCGAAGACATCAAAGTGGCTGAACGCCTCCTCTTGGCAGCTGGAGCTGAAATTGAAGGAATCTTTACTCATTTTGCGACAGCAGATGAAGCAGATGATCGAAAATTCCAAGCGCAATACCACTTTTTCAAAGAAGTATTGGCTGCTCTTGAAACCCTTCCTCCTATTGTCCATGCTAGTAATTCTGCTACCTCTTTGTGGCATGCGGATACGATTTTCACAGCTGTGCGCTTGGGAGATGTCATGTATGGTTTGAATCCGAGTGGTTCTGTGCTAGCCTTGCCTTATGAAATCAAGCCAGCTTTGAGTTTGGTGAGCGAATTAGTTCATGTGAAACAGTTAGAAGCTGGTCAAGATATTGGCTACGGGGCAACCTATACGACGGAAGAATCCCAATGGATCGGGACGATTCCTATCGGCTATGCGGATGGCTGGATCCGAGAGATGCAAAATTTCCATGTACTGATTAAGGGTGATTATTGTCCCATTGTTGGTCGCGTTTCGATGGACCAGGTAACGGTTCGCCTTCCCGAAGAATTGCCTCTGGGGACCAAGGTTACCCTGATTGGACGCGAGGGCGAGAAAGAAATCACGGCAACAGAGGTTGCAGATTACCGTGGTACTATTAATTATGAAGTGGTCTGTCTCTTGAGTGATCGGATTCCTCGTGACTATACAGGTGAAGAATAA
- the acpS gene encoding holo-ACP synthase has protein sequence MIKGHGIDIESIAAIEKAYQKNTRFAEKVLTEAERERFEELSGKRKMEYLTGRWSAKEAFSKAMGTGIGPVGFQDLEILNDAHGAPYFSKSPFSGKVWISISHKGDLVSTSVILEEKNESK, from the coding sequence ATGATCAAAGGACATGGCATCGATATCGAATCGATCGCTGCGATTGAAAAAGCCTATCAGAAGAATACTCGATTCGCTGAAAAGGTCTTAACCGAGGCTGAGCGAGAGCGCTTTGAGGAATTGTCTGGGAAACGGAAAATGGAATATTTAACGGGCCGATGGTCCGCCAAAGAAGCCTTTTCGAAGGCAATGGGAACAGGGATTGGACCGGTTGGTTTTCAAGATTTAGAAATTTTAAATGATGCCCACGGAGCCCCCTATTTTTCCAAGTCTCCTTTTTCTGGGAAGGTATGGATTTCGATCAGTCACAAGGGAGACCTAGTGTCGACCAGTGTCATTTTGGAGGAAAAAAATGAAAGCAAGTAA
- a CDS encoding 3-deoxy-7-phosphoheptulonate synthase, with amino-acid sequence MVFITKSNKIDEQEITSLYRLEGPALERKEARDRELEAIIKGEDQRILLVIGPCSSDNEEAVMDYARRLADLQEQVKDQIFIVMRVYTAKPRTNGDGYKGLMHQPDTHAAPSFVDGLKAVRHLHYRVITGTGLTTADELLYPASLPYVEDLISYHAIGARSVEDQEHRFVSSGISAPTGMKNPTSGNLSVMFNAIYAAQHPQNFLFNAQAVETSGNPLAHAILRGGLDASGKNIPNYHYEDLLAAAKRYSEMGLQHPFILVDTNHDNSGKQFEEQVRIVRETMMNRAWNKDLATLVRGFMIESYLEDGRQNEPVVYGQSITDPCLGWEKTQALVKEIATMNK; translated from the coding sequence ATGGTATTCATTACAAAGAGTAATAAGATTGATGAGCAAGAGATCACTTCGCTTTACCGCTTGGAAGGTCCAGCCTTGGAGCGCAAAGAAGCGCGTGATCGAGAGTTGGAAGCTATTATCAAAGGAGAAGACCAACGGATCCTTCTTGTGATTGGACCTTGCTCTTCTGATAATGAAGAAGCTGTGATGGACTATGCCCGTCGCTTGGCAGACTTGCAAGAGCAAGTCAAAGATCAGATTTTCATTGTGATGCGGGTCTATACGGCTAAACCTCGGACCAATGGGGATGGCTATAAAGGCTTGATGCACCAACCAGATACACATGCAGCACCAAGCTTTGTGGATGGTTTGAAGGCAGTCCGACATCTCCACTATCGTGTGATTACAGGAACTGGTTTGACAACTGCGGATGAGTTGCTTTATCCAGCAAGTCTTCCTTATGTTGAAGATTTGATTTCCTATCATGCCATTGGAGCGCGTTCGGTTGAAGATCAGGAGCACCGCTTTGTATCTAGTGGGATCTCTGCTCCGACAGGTATGAAGAATCCAACTTCTGGAAATCTTTCTGTTATGTTCAATGCGATTTATGCGGCTCAACACCCCCAAAACTTTTTGTTCAATGCCCAAGCAGTGGAAACATCAGGAAATCCTTTAGCCCATGCGATCCTTCGTGGAGGCTTGGATGCAAGTGGTAAGAATATTCCTAATTACCATTATGAAGATTTGCTAGCGGCAGCAAAACGCTATAGCGAAATGGGCTTGCAACATCCTTTCATTCTGGTGGATACCAACCATGACAATTCTGGCAAACAATTCGAAGAGCAAGTACGCATCGTGAGAGAAACCATGATGAACCGTGCTTGGAACAAGGATTTGGCAACTTTAGTTCGTGGTTTCATGATTGAATCCTATCTAGAAGATGGCCGTCAAAATGAGCCAGTGGTTTATGGTCAATCCATCACAGACCCTTGCCTAGGTTGGGAAAAAACACAGGCTTTGGTCAAAGAAATTGCAACGATGAATAAGTAA